The sequence CATGTCTGCATATCAGAGAGACGGTTTTGGAGCTTCAGTAGATGTTTACATGAACACGGCCTCGTGGTGAAGCTATGAGAGGTGAAGACCGTCTCGTATGACTTTCCTTATTGGGACGGTAATCCTGCtaatttaaaaagtctttaaatcatttacattaacgGTCCAATAGAAAACAAtgaaacttacaatcagtagttacagggacagtccccccctggagacactcagggttaagtgtcttgctcaggtggtaagtgggatttgaaactgggtcttctggttcataggagagtgtgttaccccactaggctactaccaccccagtaaggcccatgaaaggcgcccagggaccagtgtgtggggacgttgctttgctcagtggcaccttgccagttCGGAGTTTGAGCTGACAACCTCCTGTGTGTAGAGTAAGTGACTCCTCTGTTATcctattgttctccatctgtagatgtTTGCTTTTAGGAGAGTTGCGAGACATCAGCACCCCCAAAAATCCCTTTCAGCTTTTAGTCAGCAGAATTCGAGGGGCAGGGCAGTGTAATTTACAGGTTTATCAAAACGAAGCATTAAAGGACATAATTATTATGCAAATTTCTTCTTTGCCAAGAAGATGATGTGAGGGAgtcacttttaaatgttttatcatgtgtttttttgcaaaacgCCATGAGACAAGGACATGTGGCACCAATATTACCCTTAATCCAAACAAATTATACATATATGTTCTAGTTATTCCCATTTTAAAGCTTTACATCTTAAAAAGCaaaatagatatttaaaaaagccAAATCATTAACATTACAGCACTTTCATTGATAAGGTGCATTTGACAACATGCATCACTTCACATACTATTTGCAGTTCATTAAAACtatcaaataaaacagaatatttgGATTTAGCATGGTTGTCACAAATATGTATTCATATGGACATGCAGCCACGTGAATAGTGCTGAGCCAGAGAGTCCAATTTCACACCTGAGAAGATAAAAACACATGTTGTAACAATtcatataacataaaaaaagttgttttttcacACAGACGTTTACATTTAGAAGAATCCCCTGCTTATTAGTGCTGATGTTGGTCtccatgtggaaaaaaaatgcctgaagAGCCTTTTTTGCTCTCGTCTCTTCCAGCACTGGTGATAAAACTGGAGCTGCATTTTAGTCCGACTTAACCAATGAGCACGTCCCACTCGTTAGATCCTCATTTAGGGGCGAAACGGTCATACAAATGAGATGAGTCTTCTGATTGGCAACAACGTGGGGTCATCGCTGATCAAACCAGCAGCCACCATCGGCATTATTGCTGTAAAGAGCCTATAGAcgaagcgagagagagaaaaatagataataaaaatatgCCTAATTTATTAGATAATTGTCATTGagcataaaaatattttgttataatTCAATAATAGTCATGTGTGCTGATTGGCCCAGTccttataaattaaataatgtattgTTGTTTATATGGACATCACAATTAAATGCTGATCTATTTATTGGATTGGATGGTTAATCTGCACTTTAAATGGctctcatttatgggtctttacTGTTTAATTAACTTAATGTcaatgtagggtggtagtagcctactgggtaacacactcgcctataaaccagaagacccaggttcaaatccaacttactaccatcgtgtccctgagcaagacacttaaccctgagtgtctccagggggggactgtccctgtaactactgattgtaagtcgctctggataagggtgtctgataatagccgtaaatgtaatgtaatgtaaatgtaatgtacactTACAGCCGCTTGATTCCCGATTCCTGCGGCTCACTGGACTGTGGGAGTGGTGGAGGTAAAGATCTGGCCACTATGTCAACCAagttctcctcctgctcctcactGACAGAAAGTGCACatatttgtgtttatgaacATTTGATACAAAGATTGATTTTCCAAAGACTCCATGTCCTCACAAAGATGTCTTACTTGCGGTAGTAGGCCAGCTCCTCTTGCATGATGAAGAGTTGTGCCTTCAGCTCGTTTCTCTCCTGTAGCACTGCCTGAAGGTCCTGGAGGGTGAAACAGGGACTGTTTGGGTCCTTCTGGTCTTCATTGTacctctcctcctctgccttcCCCTCTCCAAACTTCTTATGCTCCGCCTCTAACAGATCCTCCTGGTGCCagacaaatgaaatgaagatgAAACCGGACTGTTCAGAATTCTGGCAGACTGTCTGTATTTAACTACGTAAGAAGGTTTAAGATTTGGGATCCTCAGCATCTGTACAAAAAATCATATTCAAAACCACTGAACACAGGAACACCGCGTCCACATGGTCAAGACACCCAGGTCATTTGCCCAAATCCCAAATatgttgaaaaattaattaTCACCAGTACGTTCAGCCGTAATTTGCATTGTGAAGAAATGTTCCACTAATTGGCCAAAACATGCCGGGACTCAATCAGGCAGACGGATGGATGGACGGGCATATAAAAAAAGAGCCGGGGTCTGCACGTGACTGTAGGTTACCTGCAGCATTCCCCTAATGCACTCATCCTTGCTGTTGTGCatgtggttgtgtgtgggtgtggtcaaCAGGGCGGGGCTTTCGGCCGGGCCACAGCACCGAGAGAGGAAATCCCGATCCATCGCACACTCGGCCCACAGCGACGACTGCACTGGGCATGCACCTACCGCTGCCGATTCAGGTAGCTGTACCTCAGACATAAAGAAATGTTGTTTTCTGATTGGCATTGCAATTCACTGCAGATCTATGGCAACATTTCTCGGTTGCATAATGCTGGTTATTCATATTTATGGCAGATGTGGGATGGACCTTGTCTTTCTCGTTTTTGCTCCCAATGCAGGAGTGTGGCGCCTTGTCTTTCGCAGTGGCGAGCCCACGCCGCAGCGCCCCCTCCCCATCCTGCCGCTGTGACATCTTCTGCAGCTCCTGCTGCCTTGCCTGGACCAGGGCCTCCAGCTCGGCCCTCTGCTGGATCAGGGCCTTCCCCTGGGACTCCAGCACGCTCATCCTGTGCCTCAGGTCCTGGTTCACCTTCATCAGCCTGtgttgctgcagctgcagctgagAGAGATTCCAGCGAACTGAACAATAGCAATACAAATCCAGAataaaattttagaaaaaaatatttaaatatatcaaATCTGGTTTGATGTGGTGGGTGAGAAACTGGACAACATTGAAACTGTAGCCGGAGGGAGAACATTGTCCAGACCTCAGTCCATCGCTCCACAACTCCTCCCCCAGTCCCACACCCACACAATGATCTGCACAGTAGCCATTCATTATCATTCATTATCAATTCATTAACGCGACCTCGAGAAGAGCAGAGGGTAGGAGGAGTTGTATTGGATTATATAAGGTATCCTTAAGTTAAGCATCTTCATTTTATGTCACgtgttaaaataaaagtttgggACACGTCATCGGTCACCGCACTGCCAGTGTGTGAGGGGTGTCCTTACTGCCTCCACATCCTCGTTCCTCAGCTCCAGCTCGTGGTTCCTGGCTCGGATCTCATCTCTCTGCTGCTCCAGCGCCTCCTTCAGCCTCGTCACGACCTGCCGGTGTTTCTCTGACGACCCTGCCGACACACAGACAGCCACACCCACTTCTGAGGACTTCAGCCCCATCATGCCCTCCACGCTAGTTACGGACGCGCAAGGTTTTCGCTTTCATTTAAGATTGATGGATTGTTttaacacacacgcagacacacagcCTTAATAGGAAAGCAACTACGTTTTAAAACACGAAACTTTGCAAACTGTTCAATTAACGGTAAAAAGTTGTGGACTTTATCCTTGCATGTCATGTCCCTTGTACACAGATTTGGAGCACAAACATGAATAATCTATAAGAGCCCGGGCGCGATAAGGCATGTCagcacattttattacacaaacTACCGACTTCTCTCCAAATTCTCGTTCGTGCGCCATGAGTAAAGCCGTACGTAAAGAGCGGTGATTCGGCGGGTTTGAACACAGTGTGAAAACCCGTCTGTGCACCGCAGGGAAAGTTTGGGACGAGCAAATTTGAGTCCAGAGTCCGGTAAACGTGTCCAGTGTGAACACATTCCGAGCGGCCCATCATGCGTTGTTATTGGCCAAACACTCAAGTCGCCTGCAGCTTGGAATGTGGATGAACTTCTGATCATAGCTGGTTCGTTAGAAAGGGTCAGATAAAATGCCAAAATACAGATCATAGCAAAGTATTAGATCATACACAATTTTAGGTTTATTCTGGGGCTACGTCACAATAACATACATTGCATGCACTACTGTATACTGTGGATATAAAAAGTCCCCAAATATACAGACcccaatatttaaaaaaaaatgaaaagggtgTTCACACTTATGCAATAatcttgttgtgttttttgtttttgttttccgATTGAACTGTACAGGTTACAGGTCACATTTCACTCACATGCactgggccatttatatggatccaccttaataaaatgggaatggttggcgatattaacgtcctgtttgtggcacattagtatatttgagggggcaaacttttcaagatgggcggtgaccatagtggccattttgaagtcagccatcttggatccaacttttgttttttcaataggaagagggtcatgtgacacatcaaatttattggtaatttcacaaaaaaaaaaacaatggtgtgcttggttttaaagTAACTTAACGTAACTTtagttctgaccacttataaaatgtgttcaatgtcaccaaccattcccattttattaaggtgtatccatataaatggcccaccctgtacatgtgtgttggtgtcatgtgatgtgacaataaaagcgATTTGATCTGTTacatgcaatgtgtgtgtgtgtgtgcgcatattGCACCCTGACCCCAATTGGGGTTCTCAGGGTAAATATAGCCCTGTCTCGgcgcacacacagacccccAGTCAGGCTTTAAAATTAGTCCCTTCGTCTTGACTGCTGGACTGTACGTGCCAGTGCCAGTATATCCTGCAGCACATGCACACGTGCCACGtataacctgcatgtaggtCACCGCCCGAGCATACATTCCAGCACAGGCCATTACCGGTACATGCTAGAAACTGTGAGTTTGCGGGGTTTCATTAAAACAACCACAATATTCAATACGTTTTGTTCAATAACCAATACGTTTGCTGAAAAGCAGTCGATTCCATttgatttaaataatacaattttcaaCACTTTCCCAACAAGGTCTGGTATAATTTCTGATTGGGTGGCGGCACGGGCATGAAGAGCTGGTAGCATGCGGTCACTTGACCCCGCCTCCTTTATCAGACATGTCACGAACGCTAATATCACCAACACTGTGCCGGGAGCCCTGCGGCACGTCCAGGAAACCCCCAGAACATGAAAAAGTGTCTACACGATACGATTGGTGGAATTTGTTGTTAAAAGGTGTAACGTGTACGAAATcttggtggtgggcgtgtccgCCATGCAGGGAGAGTGACAACACAGCGACGCTGAACCCGTCTGATTGGCCACCGCTTGAAAAGTTGAATGACGCATGTAACAGGAAGTGACGGACCCACAAATCAGTTCATCTGGAAAGTAAAGCTGGAGAAGAGCAGAATGACTGAAAGTGAAGCCATATTGTTGCGTGGCGATGGTTTAGTTATGACCGTCATGGTACAGACGTAGCTGAAAATCTGTTGAACATTagtacaattaaaatgaaagaaagtgaagtgattgtcattgtgatacactgcagcacagcacacagtgacacaacgaaatgtctccgctgcttttaacagtcaccctgagtgagcagtgggcagccatgacaggcgcccggggagcagtgtgtggggacggtgctttgctcagtggcaccttggtggctcggagattcaaaccggcaaccttctgattacgaacACAGTGTTTGTAATCACAGAGTGAATGTGAataagtgcatgtgtgttcttATATTTTTCTACATTCACCTCGATATCGCACAATATTTTGCTGTATATCCTAATAAAATGTCATATCTGGAATCTTCTGATTTCAGTCCAGATGGGGGCGGGGGATAAGAATCAATATTGGTCAATATAAGAAAATATCATAATTTATTGGCCATATCGCCTGGCCCTAACACTTTGAGGtcaaatttaccagacgcccttatccagagatcCTTACgttcagtagtgacagggaccgtccccctggagacactcagggttaagtgtctttctcagcgacgcaatggtagtaagtggggtttgaacctgggactttgtgctcttctggttaaATCAGATGGTTAGGCACTGATTCATCTCCCATCCACAGGATTCTAAGTAAGGAGATTATGGGGATATGATAGAGGGAGAAAAAACACATCGTTCTTAGTAACAGGCTCCCTCTGACTCTCCGTCccaagggtcaagtgtgggggtgtcaaaaGCGATTTTGGTCTATATGGG comes from Denticeps clupeoides chromosome 11, fDenClu1.1, whole genome shotgun sequence and encodes:
- the LOC114799513 gene encoding RILP-like protein 1; translated protein: MDVSPSGAFVKIAADLTVVDVYDIAAALGQEFERIIDQHGCDTLARLMPKVVRLLELLEVLVSRGSRGAETEELRLELDRLRVERRDRVEQDRRHQQELESVEDTWRGETQELLSQVSQLQAQNKSLLARLRDASSWPAEEPSEREGSSEKHRQVVTRLKEALEQQRDEIRARNHELELRNEDVEALQLQQHRLMKVNQDLRHRMSVLESQGKALIQQRAELEALVQARQQELQKMSQRQDGEGALRRGLATAKDKAPHSCIGSKNEKDKLPESAAVGACPVQSSLWAECAMDRDFLSRCCGPAESPALLTTPTHNHMHNSKDECIRGMLQEDLLEAEHKKFGEGKAEEERYNEDQKDPNSPCFTLQDLQAVLQERNELKAQLFIMQEELAYYRNEEQEENLVDIVARSLPPPLPQSSEPQESGIKRLLFTAIMPMVAAGLISDDPTLLPIRRLISFV